The sequence cttgtcggacacagagcagccgcaacacaaaactggcgcagacactttataaatacatgtacaagcagtttccatgttcttaacagtgcaaagtcagagagaaaatTGGCGCAAACGTTTACTTTTTTCTATTATTTGCTACTATTGCTGATTGATGTAGAACACACAATGTGGCGCTCACCTATTCGCGTAGCAGCAGAATAGCGCACACATCGCGTCTGATCCCCGGTGCAGGATGACGCGTTCTTGACATCACAGGGCTCCATGGTTGTGACAACATAAGACGGACACGTTAACCCATTCAGGGTGTAATTTTCCACTGGCACTGTAGGTAGTaagacatataaatatatactgtgcTTATATGATGCAGCAGTATAGGAACATACACAGAACCTGACTACCTCTTACCGCTGGGGATGGACGTGGTGCAGTTGTCGGAGAAGCAGCAGGTTGTTTGTGATGCAGTTGTGGTGTGCAAACCACTGATACTCGCGTTATTGGAACACTCAGCCATATTCACACAGGAGCGAATGTAGTAGAAGCTCGTCCAGCGGTATCCTGGGAAAGAagaagtcctgctgctactaacaccatagacaaggtctgattacacatctctccgtgAACAATACTAGACAccggctgtagagagcacagagcacagcagtgtgaggtctgattacacatctatccatggacaatacataacactggctgcagagagcacagaacacagcagtctgAGGATATGCCCCATTGAATATGTAGAACACAGGTCCTTGAATAGAAATccagatttcacagtcctgctgctactaccaacataCATGAAGgcctgactacacatctctcctgtaACAATGCTGAACACTAGGAAAAAAAAGGATGAGCGTTGCAGTTCCAATAAGACTTTATTCTAAAAGCATATTTGGTAGGTACAAGTCATGGAGCCTATGCATTtgcttgaaacgcgtaggctccATGACTTGTACCTACCAAACAAGCTTTCAAACATTGCCCAATAAAAGGAAGACGCTTTCTGGGAAGTGCCGCGTTCATCCATTTTTTCCTTGTGCTTGTATTGTAAACTGTCATGAAATGTATACACTTGGAATAGTTTTCTGCCAACAAGGGGAGACAAAACAATGGCGAGCGGCACTCGCGACTTTTTGTGTGTGTTTAGTACTgatcactggctacagagagcacagagcacagcagtgtgaggagacgtcTCCAGTGCGAAGCTCCAATCCATATTGTACAGAAGAAATATTTACCTCGGGTGCGGATGACGGTGGTCCCGCAGACATCACTCTGGGAGGTGCAGTCTTGTAAGCTCCCGGTACAAGGTGTGGGACTGAAGCCGGTGCACTGTATACACTTCAAGGAGTGGCCTAGAATAAAAGAACAGGTATCAATCTGTACTAAATATATACATGTAGAATATTTCCACCAGACTCCCCCAAAATGGGCAGAAATACCCCTAAAGCTCCACTTGTATAACACATGCCCCTATAATGGGCTGAAATTACAACCTGTGtgtgtgcaccttatagacaccTATCTCCAGAGAATAGTGGTATGGGCCTGTGACACTGCATTACAATGTCTGTCGGCGATAATCTAGAAGGTCTTAATGTACCTACCACATTACAATGTAATAAATATCTTATGGCCAAATGTATCACAGTTGAGGCACTCTACTTTAGTTTTTAAGAAAGCTTAATAAGGTGCATTATTGCATCTGAATTATCACAcgttacaaccatctgtgatgggTTGAGTTcaagcctcttattaatcacttgatTAATAAGtgattttgcaactgcactttactttaggcctctccctgctcttctatcctgctacacagggatacttctctgtactgtctcccctctccctgctcttctatcctgctacacaggacacttctctgtactgtctctccccctctccctgctcctctatcttgctacacagggacacttctctgtactgtctcccctctccctgctcttctatcttgctacacagggacacttctctgtactgtcttttcCCCTCCCTGCTCGTCTATCCTGCAAATGgaaacacttctctgtactcttTCTCCCCCTCTCTCTTCTCTTATgtactgctacacggggacacttctctgtactgtcttttcCCTGCTCTTATATTCTGCTCCATGAAAACTCTTCTCTGTATGGTCTCTCCCCTCCATGCTCTTTTTTCCTGCTGTAcaatctctccccctctccctgctcttctatccttctacacgAGGACACTTCTTTGTACAatttctccccctctctctgcttttctatcctgctacacggggacacttctctgtactgtctctcctcctctccctgctcttctattctgctacacaggacacttctctgtactgtctctaccctctccctgctcttctatcatACTACACAAGGACACTCCCCTGTACTGGGtgggttcacatcatgttttttgtgtacactaagcatatacatTGGGAAAGTGTATATATTGACAAATAATtgcagatggaggcatagttgttaCGTCTTTTCATCCAGCAGCCTCCGCCTAAGCGACGTATGTGCTATGGGAAACAGATATAGCATGTTGCATCTCTCCTCACAGACCTGCCGAGCGCAAACATTGCTCGGAAGAAGGgaggacccggtgatgtcactgcctATCTTTGGTGATATTTGGACAGTAACATCACTGGTGGAGCACCCCATCCAATAGCTCGCTGCTGCTGATGTAACTCTTTCCCCTGCATTAAGGGTAGATGGGAGGGTCCCGAGGTGACGTATTCTACAGTATAGGCATATACAGTGggatgaaaaggcacaaaaacaacaacaacaacaaaaatctGTCCCTCATTCTCATGAGACCAGAAGTATAACTTgcttttctgcttttttttttacctcttttcATTTTGTCACAGTGTTTTACACCAGTTTTATGCCTAAAAACCAAACTTGCTTTGAAtccaaaataaccatgttttcctcatttatcctaccaattcaGTTGTTTTACTGAGCCAATAATTATTCCTCATTCTTGACTTTTTAATTTAGCCTCAATTTAGGCAAAAACTTCTCCAGCCTGAAGGTAGCATAGACTGAGAAGCAAACACTGAGGTCTTGTgcggagcagtgtatcccctgtatagtacagcagcagagaagtgtaTCCCTTGTACAGATAAGTGTTGTGtgttgcaggatagaagagcagggagagggggagagacagtacagagaagtgttcccatgttgtaggatagaagagcagggagagggggagagacagtacagagaagtgtccccatgttgtAGGATAGAAGAGTAGGAAGAGGGACGGTATGGAGAAGTGTCCCCATCTAGCAGGATGAGGGGTAGAGACAGTACAGATTAGTGTCCCCCATGTAAcaagatagaagagcagggagagggttagAGAAAGCATAGAGAGGTGTACCTGTGTAGCAGTATAGTAGAGTAGGGGAACTGGGGAGAGACAATACAGAGAAGTGTACTcaagtagcaggatagaaaagtagggagaggggaagagacagtatAGACAAGTGTCCCCTTGtagcagaatacaagagcagggaaagggggagagacagtacagagaagtgccccatgtaACAGGATGAAAAAAGGGAGAGGGTGAGTAACAGTACAGAGAactgtcccatgtagcaggatagaagagcaggtagaggtggagagacagtacagaaaagTGTCCCCAAGTAGCATGATAGAAGAACAGGGAATGGGGGAGAGACGGTATAGAGAAGTGTTTCAgtgtagtaggatagaagagcagggagagtgggagagacagaacagagaagtgttccatgttgcaggatagaagagcaggaagaggaggagaaacaGTACAGAAAAGTGTCCCCATATAGCGGAATAAAAGAGCATGGAgatggggggagcaggggagatGGGGAGAGACTGTACAGAGAATGTCCCCTTGTggcaggatagaaaagcaggaTGAAGGGAATACACAGCAcaaagaagtgtccccatgtagcaggatagaaaagtagGGAACGGAAGGTGATAGTACATAGAAGAGTTCCTGTGTAGTAGGATAAAAAAGCAGTAAAAGCAGGAGAGACAGTAAAGAGAAGTGTTCTGTGTAGTAGGATAAAATAGCAGTAAAAgcaggagagacagtacagagaagtatccccatgtagcaggatagataatcagggagagggggggagacagTACAAAAAAGTGTTCCcttatagcaggatagaagaacagggtgagagggagagacagtacagcaAAGTTCCCcatgtaacaggatagaagaggagctaGAAGGGTAGAAAGAGTACAGAGAAGTGACCCCATGTATCAATATAAAGCAGGGATagtgggagagacagtacagagaagtgttcctgtTTAGCAATGTAGAAAAGCAGGGAAAGGGGGAGAGAAAAGGTGAGGGGGAcacacagtacagagaagtgttcacATGTTGtaggatagaaaagaagtgtgtgGGAGACACTACTGAGAAGTGTCCCCAAGTAACagtatagaagagcagggagatggggcaagacagtacagagaagtgttcccatGTAGTAGGATAAAAGAGAATTATGTTTAGGAGAcactacagagaagtgttcctgtgTAGCTAGATAAAAGAGCAGGGAGAGCAGGAGAGACAGTACAGCGAAGTGTCCCATGTTAGAGGGTAAAATAATAGGAAGAGGGGGATAGACAGTAGAGAGAAGTGTCCCACTTTAGCAATATAGAGGAGTAGGgagagagggtgagacagtacagagaagtgctcCTCTGTAGTAGGATAGAATAGCAGGGAAAGAGggacagacagtacagagaagtgttccaaTGTCATAAAATATAATAGAGGTGTGTGAGGGAGACACTACAGAAAAGTGTTCATGTGTAACAGGATTAAAGAGCAGGAAGagcgggagagacagtacagagaattgTCCCCACACAGCTGGATagatgagcagggagagggggtatgacagtacagagaagtgtccccatgtagcaggatcgcaaagcagggagaggggcagagacagtacagagaagtgtccccgtgtagcaggatagaagagcaaggtgagggggagagacagtacagagaagtgtccccgtgtcgCAGTGTCTGAGTAGGATAccggccagaattacagggggcaacagaagatcagcactcccctccaggagaagccactgctgaggagatcaatGAGTGCAGCTagccacacacctgggtgctgctgtgagtgttattctcatgctggggtgcgggagagaaggaTGAATCTATcggtctcatatctatctctctttctACCTAcacatctatcttctatctctcgCTAGGTCTGACCAGTGGATTCCCTCTAATACACAGATGACTTCTCTTACAGTTcccagagacaatcagagaataAGAGGCTTCGGTGTTGTGCGTCTCTTACCTGCGGTGATGCAGGCGGCCAGGATTAGCGCGGCGGTGAGTGTCGCTCTCATGGTGCGGGGGGCAGTGCTCTCTGTGTATGTGAGGTGCAGCATTACCTGTGTATTATACACCTGGGGAGTGGGTTACGTCAGGAATGAGGTAAATGAGGGGAGAGCAGGTTTTTTAAGGTGTGTAGACAGCAGGTGTCTGACAGGGTGTCACATTCTCCAGGTCTGACTGTCACTGGCGCTCACATTAACCCATTCACTGCCAGCAGGATTAGAGGTGCTGCCGCAGCTGGGATCGTCCAGATCCCGAATTGACGAAAAGATTTCCACCAACAAGCGCAAAAAGATCTATTGATAAAAGGTTTCCGTAAAATACTGTGTAACAGGCTGTAAAAACACGTTTCAGATCCCCCCTAGATGCTTCATCCTGGTGACAGGGGTCAGAGGGCACAAGGCTGTGTAGGGACCTCTTACACTCCTCCTAAACTTAGCAAATCTGTAACATCCAGTAAATGTTGTATCAATATCTCACTGCTGGATTGTTACAGAGTAATAGGGAGGGGGCAGGAGGGTCTGGGGGTCCTGTGCCCCGATCCCCTAGATGAAGAAGGGCCACAGTTAGTGCTGAGTGGACCCAATCACATCATTAGAGGTTCTGGGTTGTGTTtggctcagcccccccccccccccggagtattatatcttttttttttaatgttgttatttttttaatggacactcttacccccacatccccctccccttgCCACTTTGGGTGTTTAAATTCAAGTTCCCAATGATATCAATGAGGTTCAGATTCAGGGTCAAGATCAACCATGTTCGGGACCCGAAACAAACTTGTTCACAAATTCGCGAACCCCCCTCATCACTCATCACCCCCGGCCACTTGACATAGAATAAATCTTTACGTACAGGAGTCGCCGTCTCACCGATTTAACGGAAAGTGAGGCGTCCTGTTTTCCTGTATTTTGGACATTTCACAGCAGAGAATTGGTTACAATTgaacattattaaaaaatgtaatgaccTGCACTATGACCTGCACTATGACCTGCACTATGACTTGCACTAAGACCTGCTCTACGACCTGCACTTGAAGGTGTTGAGGTGACAGGAGATGTACAGACTGCATTCTTTAACTCTGTATTACACCCCTTGTACTAGGACATAAGTGTGATGTGTAGAGAGTGACTCCTccagtaacacccccccccccactccccagGTGATACTCCCACCATCCCTAAAGACCTCCTAAGGGAAACCTCTCCTGTGACAGACCCCATGATTACCCTGAGAGACCCCGTGAACAAGTGACCCCCTGAGTGATCCTCTAATTAATCTACTGTGGCTGCCAGAAACACATAAGCATCTCCCGCGGCTGGGAGCTAAGAACATGATGGCAGAGAAAACAGGGAGCGGTGAGTAACTGACTGCACCCAAAGGAGAGGAACCACACCTTGTACATCCCTGCACATCATTAACCTCTATGCCTGTGTATTGTAATgtctccccctgcactgtatCTGGGGTGGACACCCGGATGCATAAGAAGGGTGCACACAGACTCTCAGGATGAGTggaagtggatcctctgtaccaccgcggacgatgacacaagccgacacctgggagcggagtctaagtggtacctggttttcaccagagcccgccgcaaagcaggctggacttgttgcggcgtggtaccaccaagtcgttccacaggtgtgactttgtctgcggtggcggaCAAGGCAAAGTAcaaaatcgtcaggcaaactcgtggtcagggacaggcaggaggttgagacaggaagCACAGGATAGGGTCAGGGACGTAAcgataggtcaaggcaggcagcagaggagcgtattcaggaacggaaccagggtcacaacgggaaatcacaatatcagcacagagcatagtacacagctttctctaggacaaaggcacgaagatccgccaaggtgtgcagggagaggcagatttatatagaattctgggaaaaatttcCCTGGGGGTTAACAGGCACTTTAATGTTTGCAGTGGTGTTAGCTATGTGTCTCTTCCTCCCACCCTTCCTGATTCCTGCTCTTATAAGGGGCTTGCACCCTCTGCTCGTCCTCATCGAACTGAGGCACCTGAGGCAGTAGGAGGTTCAGCGCCTGTGTTGGGTAATTATTATGGATGACCCTTTGATTGAGGCGCTTCACACCCAAGTTAGAGCTGAAGGGTAGGGGTGGCTGGCGCAGGTGCTGTCCCCTGTCGCTCCAGTCTCCTCTGCTTTGGCTCCCCCCCTTGGGGGTGAGGGTGTTTCTGCGGGTTCTTCGCTTGTAGCATCTATTAAGTCATTGTTAGATCATTACTCCCCCCGGCCCCTTTTCCTGCTCTGGCGGCCCCTCCGCCAGTGTCCTATTCCCCTCCCATGGCGGGTATCCACAAGCATTCAGTGTATCGTAGTGTTACTTTTCTTGGCGCACATTTGGATGCTGATGTGAAGGACAGAATTTGGGCCAATTCATACATATGTATGTGGTCCCTAGTATCGGTAGATCAGCACACAGTGGACCATGAAAAGGTTGTGGCTGCTGCCCAACCGCAGGATCGGAAATCTCAGGTTGCAAAGACAATAAATAACTGGAAACAGGGTTTCTCGGTCTTTGGTCACGTCATGGGTCAATTGCACCCAAAACGCTGTTCCGAGTTGTTTTTGTACCAGGATgttatgtatctgtcctataagACACATGGCGGTAGAGCATGGTGACACTATGATGAGGATTTTAGGAAGCGGTTTTCACTGCAGCCTGATATGGGGTGGGGTGTGAAGGTAGCGGATGTTTGGTTGCGCCTCAGAAGCCGCCTTTTCATTCTATGTCCACAGTGTTCCCCAGTTTCAGCGGCTCAGGGATCGGTGGTGCTCCACCGCCCTGGAGAATGCTCATTATTTAACAACAGGAAGTTGTCTTTTATGCATTGTGCAAGTACAGGCATGAGTGCTTCTCTAGTGAAGGAGCCGATCCTGCCAACCGATGCCCACCCCCTGGGGGTGAGGCCCGCACCTCCCCTGACCGAAAAGACGGCGCTGTGGCTCGACCAGTATCCTGATAAAGATGTGCTGGAACAGCTGGACTTACGGAACATATGGGTTTTTTTATCCTCTTTACGTACATGGAGAACAGAGTTTTTGCCAAAAATTTTAAATCTGCTGCTGAGCACCCATCTGTGTTGAGGGATAAGATTCCAAAGTAGGTGGATCTGGGTAGGATTGAGGGCCCCTTTCCTTCCCTGCCATCCCCAAACAACATTCTCCTTTGGGCGTTGTGCCCAAAAAGGAGCCGAGGAAGTTTTACTCATTCCCCACTTGTCCTTTCCTAGAGGCTCGTCTGTGAATTACAGGATATCTCCAGAGGTGGTGTTTGACCTACTGTCTCGCTTCGATTTTCAGAATTTTCGTATGCGCCACCCTTCGGCATCCCTAAAAGGGCAAGCGTGTCAGGATTTCCTGTGGGGCCTGATCCACATATGATTGCCATGGTGCAGTCATCTGTGGCGCCTTCCACTTAGCAGCAGTATGGTGGGTGAGGTGTGGGAGGCGTGTTGTTCTTGGATGTGCTTGACCTTATGGCCCATAGAGTTGATGTGGGGTTGCCCAATGGAGGTTATCTGAGGTTGACGCCTGgagcatgtgcctggctaggctaTACGCCTGTTGTCTTCTACACTCCTGCGTGACCTGATAAGGGTGGCCGCCTCGGTTTGTTCTTCCCTgtctcttcttttttcttttgcctTTAGTTTGGCCATTTTTTGGAGCGTTTAGGATAAAGGAGTTGCATCTTCCATCTTCTAGTAGAAGTGGTGGTTTAATGCCGGGAGATGTTTGCTTGGGCCCTGGGTGTTTGCGGATTCGGGTGTGCAGGTTGTAAACGGACCCTTATGGTCAGGGTGTATGAGTGCACCATGCCTGGCCCTGAGTGCCCTGTTGCTCTTTCACAGGATTATGGGGATTTGTCTTCTTCTGGGCACCATTAATTATCTCATGGCAATGGCTCACCGTTGACTGTCTATCAGGTTAGATCCGTTTCAGGCGGTGCCTTGAGGTGTTGGATGCTGTTGTTGGATGTTACGGTATGCACTCTTTTCGTATTGGGGCAGCTACAGAAGCAACTAGGGCTGGTCTGGCGGATGCTGATGTGATGCAGATTGGGAGGTGGCGATCTTCTTTTTCTGTGCGCTATGTCCGCCCTGACTTACTttaatgtgtgtttttgtttCTCAGGTTCTTAGGAATCTCTTCGCCCAGCTCTGTGGTATCTCGGGCATTTCTTAATCCTGTGCGCGGGTCAACGTTCTGCTTGACCGTGGATCAAAGCTACGGGCCTGAACGATATCGGCACTGATATATTTTTATTCGGTCTAGAGGATGGTGTGGAACAGGCTCTGTTCTTGTTGGGTGGTGGTTGTACATAAAGCTACTGGTGGCCTTGAAAAACGGAGATATGATGAATATAatgctttgctcgtctggccgacttgtcatctgggagtccagatggtCATAATGCAGCCCAAGCTGTTTATTTCACTGGAGATTTATACCTCAAGATGTTTTATAACGATTAAAATATTTAAGATTTATAACTTGTGAGTAAAGCTGTGACCGGTTTTTCACCACCCacctgtgtattgtgatgtctcctcctcctgcgcTGTACCTCTGTGttgtgatgtctcctcctgcagtgtgcctgtgtattgtgatgtctcctccccctgcactgtacctgtgtattgtgatgtctcCCCTCACTGCacctgtgtattgtgatgtctcctcctgcgctgtacctgtgtattgtgatgtctcctcctctgtacctgtgtattgtgatgtctcCCCCTGCACTCtacctgtgtattgtgatgtctcCCCTCACTGCacctgtgtattgtgatgtctcctcctgcgctgtacctgtgtattgtgatgtctcctcctctgtacctgtgtattgtgatgtctcctcctcctgcgcTGTACCTGTGTATTGCAATGTCTCCTCCTGCGGTGtgcctgtgtattgtgatgtctcCTCCCCCTGCACTGTACCTGTATTGTGATGTCTCCCCTCACTGCATctgtgtattgtgatgtctcctcctgctctgtacctgtgtattgtgatgtctcctcctgcactgtacctgtgtattgtgatgtctcctcctgcactgtacctgtgtattgtgatgtctcctcctgcactgtacctgtgtattgtgatgtctcCCCCTGCACTCtacctgtgtattgtgatgtctcctcctgcgctgtacctgtgtattgtgatgtctcCCCCTGCACTGTACCTGTATTGTGATGTCTCCCCTCACTGCATctgtgtattgtgatgtctcctcctgctctgtacctgtgtattgtgatgtctcctcctgcactgtacctgtgtattgtgatgtctcctcctgcactgtacctgtgtattgtgatgtctcCCCCTGCACTCtacctgtgtattgtgatgtctcctcctgcgctgtacctgtgtattgtgatgtctccccctgcactgtacctgtgtattgtgatgtctcctcctcctgcgctgtacctgtgtattgtgatgtctcGTGCACTGTACCTTTGTattgtgatgtctcctcctgcactgtacctgtgtattgtgatgtctcctcctcctgcactgtacctgtgtattgtgatgtctcGTGCACTGTCcctgtgtattgtgatgtctcctcctgcgctgtacctgtgtattgtgatgtctcctcctcctcctgcactgtacctgtgtattgtgatgtctcctcctgtgctgtacctgtgtattgtgatgtctcctcctcctcctgcactgtacctgtgtattgtgatgtctcctcctgtgctgtacctgtgtattgtgatgtctcctcctgcgctgtacctgtgtattgtgatgtctcGTGCACTGTCcctgtgtattgtgatgtctcctcctgcaCTGTCcctgtgtattgtgatgtctcctcctcctcctgcactgtacctgtgtattgtgatgtctcctcctgtgctgtacctgtgtattgtgatgtctcctcctgcgctgtacctgtgtattgtgatgtcGCCAGTGTCTGCTGCGTTCTGTGTGTTCTCAGTAATTCAGACATCATTTATCCAGGAGAATCCGGTTTTATTAAATAAATCAGTAAATTACAATCATTCCGAATAAGATCTCAGGATCAGAAGCAAAAGATGTAATAAAGGAGAATGAAGAAGTGATCTCACAGGATCCCTCCCCAGATGTCACCATTGATAACAGATCTATTGTGTCCATTCCGACTCCTCGCCCCATTGAGATGTTAATTCAGTCACGATTTTTGAGAAACATATAATAAGATTAGACCCAGGAGACACAGAAGCTGAGAATATGCGGTGGCGCCGGCCCGGCTGGAGGGGGGGAGGAGCCTGTAGTGACCATCGGGGGCCATTGCTGTAGTGGTCGTGGCGGAGGGGGTCGCATCCTGACACCGGATCTCCGTCATGTTTGTGATGAATCCGGAACAGTAATTGTGATTGGCGCAGCCGAGAGTGGAGATGATGTCTCCTGGGAGGAGAAAACATCGTTACTGATAGACATTCACATCTTatacttcatagtatcatagattGACATAGCCGTCAattttatttagatgtaaaaaggcatcttggccctttttgaagctctctgctgtccctcctgtgctctgcacctgagctctctgctgtccctgctgtgttctctgctgtccctgctgtgctctgctcctgagctctcgtctgtccctgctgtgctctgctcctgagctctctcctgttCCTGCTgtgttctctgctgtccctgctgtgctctgctcctgagctctctgctgtccctgctgtgctctgctcctgagctctcgtctgtccctgctgtgctctgcacctgagctttctgctgtccctgctgtgctctgctcctgaactctctgctgtctctgttgtgctctgctcctgagctctctgctgtccctgctgtgctctgctcctgagctctctgctttccttgctgtgctctgctcctgagctctctgctgtccctgtcaTGCTCTGTTCCTAAGCTTTCTCCTCTGCCTGCTGTGCTTTACTCAAGAGTTCTCTGCTGTCACTGTTGTGCTCTGCTgctgatctctctgctgtccctgctgtgctctgttcctaaGCTCTCTCCTCTGCCTGCTGTTCTCTGAtcctgatctctctgctgtcactgctgtgctctgctgctgatctctctgctgtctctgctcctgagctctttgctgttccttctgtgctcttgtgctctgctcctgagcgctctgctatgctctgctcctgagtgctctgctgtctctgctgtgctctgctactgagctctctgctgtccctgctgtgctctgctcctgtgctctctgctgtccctgctgtgctctgctcctgagctctctgctgtccctgctatgctctgctcctgagctctctgctgtccctgctgtgctctgctcctgagctctctgctgtccctgctgtgctctgctcctgagcttggCTTTTTCACAGATTGAGAGTTTTCATGGTAAAAAAAGCTCCGCCCCTATtattgattaaaccttgtttagtGGGGGCTATAATcacctacagataatactatgatGACTATGTACGTACATCCCTCCACGTTCCGGAAAATACTAGAGTAACAGAGATACTACAGTGAGGCGAGTTGAGCTttctgcctcaggcagcaccaccgaCAGCAATACGTGGGCAGCATCAGGGGTTCAGTCAGCTGCTGCAATGCAGGACCTAACACTTTAAAAGTTGACACTTCCATAGCTCACCTCGGGCCCTGCACAAGAGGACTTCTTCAGGACCCTGCAGGATCATCTACATTATAAAAGTG comes from Engystomops pustulosus chromosome 6, aEngPut4.maternal, whole genome shotgun sequence and encodes:
- the LOC140065301 gene encoding phospholipase A2 inhibitor and Ly6/PLAUR domain-containing protein-like, translated to MLHLTYTESTAPRTMRATLTAALILAACITAGHSLKCIQCTGFSPTPCTGSLQDCTSQSDVCGTTVIRTRGYRWTSFYYIRSCVNMAECSNNASISGLHTTTASQTTCCFSDNCTTSIPSVPVENYTLNGLTCPSYVVTTMEPCDVKNASSCTGDQTRCVRYSAATRIGSTTSSLYFGGCATESTCAVQSSSIYGNGISLEIKRKCYNSGDSLYTGALSNMLPLIIGMLGYVLSM